TTACACTCTTAGCCTATCTGGTCGTAAGGTAAATGCGCGTGAAGCAGAAGCTGGTAAAGCTCGATTTGCTGCATGTGCTGCATGTCACGGTACTGATGGTAAGGGTAACCCAGCCTTTGGTGCTCCTGACCTAACTGACCAGTACTGGCTGTTTGGTGATACGCGTGAAGCTATCACAGAAACAGTAATGAATGGTCGTCAAGGCGTAATGCCAGCTTGGAAAGATATTCTTGGTGAAGATAAAGTCCAACTGGTTTCTGCCTACGTCTGGGCGCTAAGCAATACAGACAAATAAAGTCCTTACAGCCCCTTACTCAAGGGGCTGTCTTTTCTTATATTAATCTTCGTAAATGTGCGCTCGATCGTAGCGTAGAAAGCTTGTTGTTAAAGTCTTTGTGCTTAAGGCATATCGCTTAACGAGTTACAAAATTTCTTACAAAGAATTGGGTAAACTCTATTAACAAAAACAAGCATATAGTTACTTTAATTGTTATCTTTAAATCTATATTTTGCAGTTGAGATTTTTTCTATGGTAAAGCCTTGGTATAAACAATTTTGGCCCTGGTTCTTGATCGCTCTTCCAGCGACGGTAGTTGTTGCGAGCTTTGTAACTTTGGGAATTTTTACAAAGAACTCGGTGTCACTTGTAGCCGAGGATTACTATAAAAAAGGTAAAGGGATCAACATTGATTTATCCCGTATTAATGTCGCAAAAGACCTTGGATTAGATGCTAAGATCCGCTCTCAGGACAACAATGCCTTTGTCAGTTTTGATAAAGGTTCGTTAGAGCACTTCCCTGCACTTATCGTAACATTTACTCATCGCACGTTAGCCGATAGAGATTTTCAACAAGTTGTCACTGCTAATGCTTCCGGTCGCTACACTATCTTATTAGATGCCCCTATTTCCGGTCCTTGGTTTGTCGAGATTGAACCTCACAATAAAGAGT
This portion of the Vibrio sp. SCSIO 43136 genome encodes:
- a CDS encoding FixH family protein; this translates as MVKPWYKQFWPWFLIALPATVVVASFVTLGIFTKNSVSLVAEDYYKKGKGINIDLSRINVAKDLGLDAKIRSQDNNAFVSFDKGSLEHFPALIVTFTHRTLADRDFQQVVTANASGRYTILLDAPISGPWFVEIEPHNKEWLIQGKVTFPASDFIPLMK